The following DNA comes from Fundulus heteroclitus isolate FHET01 chromosome 1, MU-UCD_Fhet_4.1, whole genome shotgun sequence.
TGTGGCAAAGCAACAGGCACCAATCTATCAGCTTTGAAGTATATCACCAATACTACTCTAACTGAGGTGGATTTCAATCTTAGCAGATAGATAACAACCTGAAAGACTCCTGGAAATTTAGTTATGTCGATATTtagttattctttttttccagaattatTTATTCTTGAACAAGCTCTAAATTTGAAAGCAAAACCCTACAATTATCTGTATATTTTTCCATGCGACAGCTCTGCTGTTTGTCTTCCTTCTCTGTACAATGACTTGTGGTTTAGCCTGTTATAGAGAAGAAATGTGTCCCGCTCTTCCTGAGGGTTATACGGTTTGGTCTCTGGGAGGAACTTTGTGGGGAGCTTTTCCTTCACCTCGGAGTGTAAATTATAGAGGCGTGTTGATTGTTTGCAGTGACTACTTACTCTAACTCCATCCTAGAGAAGTTGAGCGTTTTTGAACACTGTTGCGTTTGCTCTGAGGTGTTCAGTGAGAGCGGACCGACGGGTGAAGTGCATCCCGTCCTCTTTGCGTTTACAGGTGTCTCTAATAATACCAGCCAAGCGGCTCTTTGCCGTCGGTGTTACCATGATCCTCTTAGTGTCCCATGCGTTGGCAGCGGCGTGGAGCAGGTTTACAGATGACAGTTCAAGCTTCACAGATACAAATGAGAGAAAGCAGGCCACAAACAGACCTGTAGCTCGCACACAGTAACAGGTTCCTCCGCAGCCGAGGGCCCACCTGTGGTTGTTTTGGAGAGAGTGGCGTGGTGACCGGCGTGACACAGAGGGCAGCAGGATGTCACGCGGGTCAGATATGACTCTGCTTGAATGCACCGGAGCCAGAATCTCTGGCTGCTGGTCACTGAGAACCGACCGCAGGTAAGATCGCAGCGATCGCTGTTGTTACTCATCACAGATGGGAGGAATGTTTCCCAGCATGGATGTGCGTGCGTGAGAGAGCTTTAAATAGTCTCTAAACGAGGTGTGTTCAGAGGTCAAGTGAAGTACAGGGTCTGGTTTGGTTTGGAGGGATTTACGTAGGAGCGAGGGCGGCTGTAATCTGGCTCTGTGTCACAGTTACAGATGCGAAAACAGTCATTTGTCTTCATTACCATTTGTGTCTCGCCTCATTCTGTATGCATATAAAGATTGTGTAACAGTGCAGCCTGTATGAAATGAGCAGACTATTCCTTTGGCTGCTAATTATAGCCACAGGGAACACAAGAGTCCTTAAATGTATCTTTGCAGAGTGCAGGCTGGAATATACCATAGGGCTGGATGatgattcaataacaatatatatggaTCTATCGATAGACGtgtatcgatgatagaaaaaaatggtaaataaaaagttcaatagaacagtttttcttccttttgcattctagcctatcatgaaGGCTAATATTACcttctcccaaccaatcacaaacgcagacccaggaacgctctgcCCTCTTccaagagttcagagagcacacgttccttttcattttttaaaaacttgcagttttggtaaagagttggttgaataaagggtttgaattcagtgattgtgtgttctttatctaaaagtaggtcatcaagcaacagcataaaatggccagggctgcacttaaaatctatgttttgaatttgttgatatcgatcaatatgatttctattttatcgatattcttttttttttctatatcatccagccctaatatacCATAACTTCAGTATTTCCAGGTTTGGatgatcaaagaaaaaaaattgttgtatTTCCAAACTATAAAatccatccgtctgtctgtctgtagcAAAAGAGTGCGGTTTCCACGTTTAAATCCTTCATAATCATCAACAACAACttcatttataaagcgctttaacACCAGGCCACAGCTGACACAAAGGGCTGAACATCAAAAGCAATagaattagggctgggcaacgattaaaatatttaatcgcgattaatcgccctgattaatcgcgattaatcgcgattaatcgcattgtatttacaaactccaagaatgaattcaaaagtagtgtaaagaacacttttattttaatgttctgctgccatatgaacaaaagtgttgtaacatttgtagcacttatcagtaacacatatttagtgtaaagctcaacttaaacatgtaaaacaaaaaatagcaacaataataaattaaagcttattgccactgacagggaattctctttatggggaaaaaatctaccaaaaacaggcaatttctgaggtaacagcagggagcagcattaccattttatgttaaataccaaagtttaacttggcagtggttacaactaacttgtttctgtcatattcgatgctggaagaactttaaactgaaatgcttgctaactcgatatgcttgcgtttatttgacgttgacacgcgtttttttgttgttgctttttcgcgtgcatatagtgaatggcagggaaaaacaggcaaaaacacatggatactttgaaacgcgaagcgacttcaccgacggcgtcgatgcagacccccgctccgctccgcacaaaacttgttccgttcgccaactcaccgcctcgcctcgcctaagctcgctcgcggtacctgcgggaaacaccgccttccgcatgtcggctttgtttttttccggccaacacctttcttcctctgaatccgaggctgggctgacagcgattatcgccacctactgttctgattcaaacccctacaccgcagcaacagaccttcacaaaataaaagcatgtgagcaacatgcgttaacgcgcgttaaagaaaatatcgccgttaatagtctaatgagttaacgcgaaattaacgcgttaacttgcccagccctaaatagaatatatatatatatatatatatatatatatatatatatatatatatatatatatatatatatatatatatatataaggtatAAAATGAGAAATCTAAgcacataataataaataaataaaaacttcctacaaaacacaataaaacaatggaaaaacagataaaaacaataccggtacaaattaaatcaaatctcAGTTGGGTTAAAGGCCAGTGAACAAAAGTTCATTTtcaaacaagttttaaaaacatgttctgTCGAATGGCGAAGTATAGAGCGCTCCATAACTTCAGGGCCCCAGTGGAGGAGGCCCTCTGAGCTTCTGCTTTGATCTATAAACCACCAGGAAAACCAACCTAAACTCATCATGAATGTTTAGATCTAAGAACTTGGAGATTTCCATCTGAAAAGGTTTAGAATTGTGACATAAAAGATGTGTAGGCACCCTGAGGGAAGCTCAGATGACTTATTTTCCTTTATGAAGGAAAGAATGCATCGATCCTGATCCTAAACATTAAGATCTGAGCCATGATGTTCCTGTATCGAGTGCCATGGAAAGGCTGAATATTATCCTCACAGCATCACCCAATGTTTAGATGcactgtcagaaaaaaaacgttCCAGAAAGCCAACGCTGGGCACAGCAAAACATCTCATTACGTACTCCAAAACAAGCCGCCACAGATCGTGAAGATAGCACAAGCAGAGCTGATTTGATCTGTTAAACACAGGTTGGCGTAACTGCTGCAGCCTCACGTGCATCACGTCTGTGTCAGGCtgtgacctgtctgctgtttgtTGCGCCGCAGTGGGAGCGGGGAGGACTCGTTGGACCGGCTCCTGCCTCACGCCAGGGCCCCGCGCCGGAAGAGCACCACCTCGCTGCGTAAAACAGAGCCCCCTCTGCTCCGCACGGGCACACGCACCATCTACACCGCCGGCCGGCCTCCCTGGTATGACGAGCACGGGGCTCAGTCAAAGGAGGCCTTTGTCATTGGTATGACGCTGTTTGTCTTTATCTACCTCTGTGCCAAGTTGTGGCTTTGATCTGCAGAATCCGTCCTTTTTGTGCCATTCTCTCTTCATAACCATGAACGCTTTAGTGAAATCACTCGTGCATAAAGCCATACAGCGTTAGATATCTGTATTCCTGAAACGCTGTGTGGATCTGCAGGGCTGTGTGGGGGCAGTGCCTCGGGGAAGACCACCGTGGCCAATAAGATCATCGAGGCCCTGGATGTGCCGTGGGTTGTGCTGCTGTCTATGGATTCTTTTTACAAGGTGAGCGGAACCGTGCATGTGTTCCCGATTATAGGCAGGTTTATTGCAGCCAAAAACTGGGAAATATTGTGTTTCTCTTCCACCTTTTTCATCACGGAACCACTTGGGAGCCCTCCTGCTGTTTTGTTGTGGCGACGCTTTCAGTCGCACGCTCTTACTTTGACAGGAACAAAGCGTTTAACAATCCATGCTTTCTCTTTGTCAGAATCTATCCTGCACGTTTTCTCTGTTGCTGAAACCAATAAACTGCTGACGAGTCAGGTAACCATTAATATGATTATAAATATATTGGCAAATGCTTTTGAAGATGACAAATAATTACTCAAGAGAAGAAAGCAAAAAGCCACaaaattttgttaatttatccGTCAGAGCTGTCAGGATATTGGCAttggaaaaacatttgttttactgGTAGATCGACATGGAGTAGTCCATAGTTGTGGACTGGTTTTCTTACTGTATAAGTATATGTTGTATTTTTACTGTATAAACTGAAAACTGTGCATTCGTTTTCTGCTCCTTTTAaactgatacccctaaatataATCCAGGGGAACCAACCTCCGTTAGAAGGCGCCTAATCAGTGATTAGATGtgagtaatttaatctcagtataaacccAGCTTATCTTGaagcctcagaggtttattgGAGAACATCCCACAGGGCAcagttcagtccatcatctgaatacAGATAGATTATGGAACAACTGCAAACCTCCAAAGCGGCTGCACCCCACCTCTACTGATAGGCCAGGAGGCAGCCAAGAGACTcacagtaactctggaggagctgcagaggtgcGGGACGCAAATCTGACACTCATACGCCTCATAGTCTGACACTCATAGCCATACGcctacatgtatgtatgtatgtatgtaggtatatatatatatatatatatatatatatatatatatatatatatatatatatatatatatatatatatatatatatatatagatatagatatagatatagatatagatatatagatatagatatagatatatatagatatgtatgtatgtttatatacatatagatcactatgtatgtaaataggacatcatatgcccattcctatttctttttgtatttttttgtatcctttttgatccattgtatatatgaagactcgctgtatataactgaatgcacctttcctactctgcaccttcttgtatgaactgatgtggcaagtgaatttctccattgtgagatcaataaagcctatcttatcttatcttatcttatcttatcttagtcGTTAGAAGTCCCATCTTCAGTTTGCCACAAACTGTGTGGGAGAGACAATAAGCATGTGGAAGGTTGGTCTCTGATCAGATTCAGCTGACCTCTGTTGGCCTACAAACACAGCGCCATCTTTAATGGGAAACTAACATCTTAATGAACACAACATCCCAactgtgaaacacggtggtggcagcatcattctgtCTTCTCCGCAGGGCCAGGGAAGCTGTTaagagctgattggatgatagTTAAAagcagggcaatcctggaagaaaatctgtgaGGGGCGAGGTTCATTTACCGAcagcagtggttcccaaacctGGTCCTCAGGGGtacctgtcctgcatgttttaggtgtctccttgctgccacacacctgacttaaacGAATGGATCATTGagaggcttctgcagcacttgGCGGCATGCACAGTAGGTCATGCAATGGGCAGAGCAGCTAGAGATATAGTACAAAAGACTTGTAGCTGCaattgaaaagaaaagtgtttctcAGGACATGAAATCTAGACAAATCCATTAAAGGTTATGGTTGctatatgacaaaaaaaagaggaaaggtTCAAGAGGTGTAAATACATTTGCATATGAGCAGACCTGTCATCACCCAGCTCAGAGGCCAGGACTGAAATGGCAGAGACGCTGACTTTACCCAAACCTAAGAAcagatttgtaaaataaacaagctACTTCTATCTCTGAGACTTCACAAAGCGCTCCTCTTACTCCTAGACGCTTCAGCAGCCCCACGCTGTGTTTGCTCCAGGTTTTATCCCCAGAGGAGCAGCTCCTGGCGGCACAGAACGACTACAACTTTGACCATCCCGCGGCGTTTGACTTCGAGCTGCTGGTGGCCACCCTGCGAAAGCTGAAGCAGGGAAAGAGTGTGAAGATCCCAGTGTATGATTTCACCACTCACAGGAGACAGAAAGACTGGGTACGTCGCTTCTTAAACATGCTAGGTGTGCATCTTATGATttttgagaaaaagaaagtagaGCGTGCTTGTTTGAGGTGCTAAATCTTTAAAGGGAAgttgattaaaaaatgttttcctaaaGAGACCCGCTGCCGCTTTCCTCTTTACTTCAAAACGTTTgcctttttccctttttgcagaaaAACGTGTACGGGGCTAGTGTTATCATATTTGAAGGAATTATGTCTTTTGCGGACAAAGAGCTTCTTCAGGTACGGCAGCATATCTTTCATTCCTCCGTATTTGAAGAATTCCTCTGTGAAGAAGTAATCAGGAGCTGTTGTTTTGTGCTGAAGCCGCCGTGATTGAAGCCCTCTGAGGTGTTTTGCTCTCTCCCCGCCTGCAGCTCCTGGATATGAAAATCTTCGTGGACACAGACTCAGACATCCAACTCGTCCGCCGGCTCCGCAGGGACATCACAGAGCGCGGCCGGGACATTGAAGGCATCATCAAGCAGTACAACAAGTTTGTGAAGCCTGCCTTTGAGCAGTACATCGAGCCGACCATGAGGCTGGCGGACATCGTCGTGCCTCGGGGTGAGCGATGCTGCAGGCATACTGAGCCGGAAACACTTTGATTCGATGTTTATCTTATTTTGTTCTACCTAAAGGTGGTGGGAACATGGTGGCCATTGATCTGATAGTCCAGCACGTCCACAGCCAGCTGGAGGAGGTTAGTATGTGGCGCCCCCGTGTGTTCAACAGATGTAACTTACAGacatttatgttaaaacagaaatgcatttattgtcccacagtggggggATTCAGGCGTGACAGTGGCTAAAACAAGTGGACAAATGACATCAGACTTACACACAAGATTAATCTATATAAAAACGTCTAAATTTAAAGTTGAGCTtgacagcagaagagaaagatCTTGTCAGAAGGGGGAAAATTATTAATGAATAATGAGGCATATTCGGGCAAATATGAAAtgttcaagtttaaaaaaaatgcagtcgattacagaacaatgtaaaaaaagatgtaatttGCATTAATGTACAAACAAACACTCCCTAAAAAGCTTAAAAGTGTTCAAATAGACACCAGCATCTGACAGACGGTATAATAATTCTTATTCGGATCAAGAACCCGTGCAACcatatttttctaattaatgTGGTTCACTTGtaactgtagaaaaaaaatgctttttttaaagattgacATAGAAATATTATATATCAACCTTTCCTTTTCCCACTTTTTTATGTATGATTGTGCTATCAAATTAAGTCCTCAACACACTTTACAAAAAATTTTCTGACTTTCTAACTggccatttattttgtttttattttgatttttttttctttagaaaagctctatagaaaatatttttatcccATATAGACAGATTTGAGCTTTTTTGAGGTATATTATCTGAGCCTATGTGAAGAATGCACAGCAACGCtcattctaaaaatatatatgcaaATTAGTAGATTTACTGTGGATTATATGAACAATTTTGTTCTCCTCGTAGAATCAAGCAATGTTGAGGGTGTTTCAAGATGAGGGGATGAAAACAAGACACGAATAGAAATTAAGTTACATTGGTAGTGTGGTCAAAACAAGAATTTTGATTTTTGTCAGAAGCTCAAAACAGCTGAAGGGACACATTACtctatttaataaacattattaaattctaataaatgtttatttattgcatAAATTGATGATATATTTATGGTTTATTTCTTAAATAATGAATTTGTTTTGCTTACTTGGACATATTCGTATCCACAACATTAAGATTTTATTATCAGAATAATCAAAGGCTTAATGTTGgttaatgtagaaacaaagaaacagagcaaaaaaaatcccagaccGTAAAATGTGGTTAAATGGATATGTTTCTTTCCTCATCATTAACACAAACAGTCTGTAGTTTAGCTTGAGTAAGTTTGGCTCCATCTGAATtagattttgtcttttaaaatgattaaaatgtcCTTCTAATccagatgttttaaaaataatctctCAATTAAGTCTCAATTATGTATTTTATGTGGGGAATGTTGCATGcctaacatttttttatgcCTGAAAGTCTTTTCTCTTCTGccttgattaatttatttttgtcttatcATTTAATTTCTCTCTTTGTGCAGCGTGAGCTCAGTGTCAGGTACGCAGATTTATATCTTAGCTTCTCCGACTACTGAAAACTTGACTCAATGGCAGATTTATTGCCCTTCTGTGTGAGCTCTGACCTTCATAGTCTGCACCCTAAAGTCTTATAGTCACTCTGCTTCATTTACAATTACAGACAAAAGTTCATATGAATATCATATTAATTCTGGACTTTTAAGGATTTATTTTCCCCAGTATGGAATCAGCACACAACAATAATATGATTTTTGtgcacaagtttaaatttgCAGTGGATATTGTctctaaaacagaaatattcaaatatatacatacaccaaAGTTGCACCTTGACCATGTGCTGCCAGGGTTGGTAAAGCTTATTAAAATGTCTACGTTTCTAGGCACAGACCCAGTTTATAGGCATAGTGTACAAACATTTAATAGTAttgatgcctgtgcaaattctcagctaTCCGgatcattgcaacagcaaaccgGCTTAAATCTGAGGCAACCTGGCTTTCGCTCAGTATTTCTGTAAACGTTTTGACAACTATGGGTTGCTCAAGTGAGAGTCAACAGAATCGACAaaaactcctggataggtgttgaaacttTTTCAGAAATACTGAGCGAACGTCCAGTTGCCTCAGATTTAATcctgttttatataaaatgatttaatcctGTTCGCCATTGTATTGATGTTAGGACTTTGAAAATGCCTTTCCAGAACCTTAGTATTAACCTGACTTATTTTCCAGAAGCAGGTTTGATGTGTTCTTATTAGAGATGCACTAATCTGATACCCGGATCGGATATTGGCTCCGATATCGACCAATTAGCAGCATCGGATATCGGATGAATGACGCCGATCCAGCATTCCGATCCAgtaatttcttcttctttttatcaatttcatacacagcaatacagttaGTAATCTAATCACTTCAATTCTGTGTTTGCAACACCGGTTACATCATCACGCAGACCACGTACTACAGCTAGccatgagcaaacacagagagaCATGGAGCAAACTTGATACACCAAGAAGTCTGACTGCAACATGCATTCAgacattggatggtgataaagTTGGTAAATTAAACACCACAAACATGGCAAGGTATGCAgttcattcattcaacagtagtatTGGCTCGGTATCGGTCGATGCACTCAGCCCAGGTATGCGGTTCATTCATACAACAGTAGCATCGGCTCGGTATCGGATtggataaaacagaaaaaaaatgg
Coding sequences within:
- the uckl1a gene encoding uridine-cytidine kinase-like 1a isoform X1, with translation MTSRSDSGSGEDSLDRLLPHARAPRRKSTTSLRKTEPPLLRTGTRTIYTAGRPPWYDEHGAQSKEAFVIGLCGGSASGKTTVANKIIEALDVPWVVLLSMDSFYKVLSPEEQLLAAQNDYNFDHPAAFDFELLVATLRKLKQGKSVKIPVYDFTTHRRQKDWKNVYGASVIIFEGIMSFADKELLQLLDMKIFVDTDSDIQLVRRLRRDITERGRDIEGIIKQYNKFVKPAFEQYIEPTMRLADIVVPRGGGNMVAIDLIVQHVHSQLEERELSVRALLASVQQTQPLPQTLSVLENTPQVRGLHTIIRNKETSRDEFIFYSKRLMRLLIEYALTFLPSQPCVVRTPQGPEYEGRSYNGKGITGVSILRAGETMEPALRAVCKDVRIGKILIQTNLDSGEPELHYLRLPKDISKDHVILMDSTVSTGAAAMMAVRVLLDHEVPEDKIMLVSLLMAELGVHSVAYAFPKVKIITTAVDKDLDEFFQVVPGIGDFGDRYFGTDGSINWSDDEDQEQLSL
- the uckl1a gene encoding uridine-cytidine kinase-like 1a isoform X6, whose amino-acid sequence is MRDHDVHYITHKPLACLRRTPFKAAARCRIPADAERLKIMTSRSDSGSGEDSLDRLLPHARAPRRKSTTSLRKTEPPLLRTGTRTIYTAGRPPWYDEHGAQSKEAFVIGLCGGSASGKTTVANKIIEALDVPWVVLLSMDSFYKVLSPEEQLLAAQNDYNFDHPAAFDFELLVATLRKLKQGKSVKIPVYDFTTHRRQKDWKNVYGASVIIFEGIMSFADKELLQLLDMKIFVDTDSDIQLVRRLRRDITERGRDIEGIIKQYNKFVKPAFEQYIEPTMRLADIVVPRGGGNMVAIDLIVQHVHSQLEERELSVRALLASVQQTQPLPQTLSVLENTPQVRGLHTIIRNKETSRDEFIFYSKRLMRLLIEYALTFLPSQPCVVRTPQGPEYEGRSYNGKGITGVSILRAGETMEPALRAVCKDVRIGKILIQTNLDSGEPEFFEMFFLAMLVSVVTTCPAPVTMATGLLCSAMASCTTCACPKTSARIMSSSWTAPSPPAPRP
- the uckl1a gene encoding uridine-cytidine kinase-like 1a isoform X4, which codes for MSRGSDMTLLECTGARISGCWSLRTDRRSGEDSLDRLLPHARAPRRKSTTSLRKTEPPLLRTGTRTIYTAGRPPWYDEHGAQSKEAFVIGLCGGSASGKTTVANKIIEALDVPWVVLLSMDSFYKVLSPEEQLLAAQNDYNFDHPAAFDFELLVATLRKLKQGKSVKIPVYDFTTHRRQKDWKNVYGASVIIFEGIMSFADKELLQLLDMKIFVDTDSDIQLVRRLRRDITERGRDIEGIIKQYNKFVKPAFEQYIEPTMRLADIVVPRGGGNMVAIDLIVQHVHSQLEERELSVRALLASVQQTQPLPQTLSVLENTPQVRGLHTIIRNKETSRDEFIFYSKRLMRLLIEYALTFLPSQPCVVRTPQGPEYEGRSYNGKGITGVSILRAGETMEPALRAVCKDVRIGKILIQTNLDSGEPELHYLRLPKDISKDHVILMDSTVSTGAAAMMAVRVLLDHEVPEDKIMLVSLLMAELGVHSVAYAFPKVKIITTAVDKDLDEFFQVVPGIGDFGDRYFGTDGSINWSDDEDQEQLSL
- the uckl1a gene encoding uridine-cytidine kinase-like 1a isoform X3; protein product: MSRGSDMTLLECTGARISGCWSLRTDRSGSGEDSLDRLLPHARAPRRKSTTSLRKTEPPLLRTGTRTIYTAGRPPWYDEHGAQSKEAFVIGLCGGSASGKTTVANKIIEALDVPWVVLLSMDSFYKVLSPEEQLLAAQNDYNFDHPAAFDFELLVATLRKLKQGKSVKIPVYDFTTHRRQKDWKNVYGASVIIFEGIMSFADKELLQLLDMKIFVDTDSDIQLVRRLRRDITERGRDIEGIIKQYNKFVKPAFEQYIEPTMRLADIVVPRGGGNMVAIDLIVQHVHSQLEERELSVRALLASVQQTQPLPQTLSVLENTPQVRGLHTIIRNKETSRDEFIFYSKRLMRLLIEYALTFLPSQPCVVRTPQGPEYEGRSYNGKGITGVSILRAGETMEPALRAVCKDVRIGKILIQTNLDSGEPELHYLRLPKDISKDHVILMDSTVSTGAAAMMAVRVLLDHEVPEDKIMLVSLLMAELGVHSVAYAFPKVKIITTAVDKDLDEFFQVVPGIGDFGDRYFGTDGSINWSDDEDQEQLSL
- the uckl1a gene encoding uridine-cytidine kinase-like 1a isoform X2, whose amino-acid sequence is MTSRSDRSGEDSLDRLLPHARAPRRKSTTSLRKTEPPLLRTGTRTIYTAGRPPWYDEHGAQSKEAFVIGLCGGSASGKTTVANKIIEALDVPWVVLLSMDSFYKVLSPEEQLLAAQNDYNFDHPAAFDFELLVATLRKLKQGKSVKIPVYDFTTHRRQKDWKNVYGASVIIFEGIMSFADKELLQLLDMKIFVDTDSDIQLVRRLRRDITERGRDIEGIIKQYNKFVKPAFEQYIEPTMRLADIVVPRGGGNMVAIDLIVQHVHSQLEERELSVRALLASVQQTQPLPQTLSVLENTPQVRGLHTIIRNKETSRDEFIFYSKRLMRLLIEYALTFLPSQPCVVRTPQGPEYEGRSYNGKGITGVSILRAGETMEPALRAVCKDVRIGKILIQTNLDSGEPELHYLRLPKDISKDHVILMDSTVSTGAAAMMAVRVLLDHEVPEDKIMLVSLLMAELGVHSVAYAFPKVKIITTAVDKDLDEFFQVVPGIGDFGDRYFGTDGSINWSDDEDQEQLSL